From Triticum urartu cultivar G1812 chromosome 2, Tu2.1, whole genome shotgun sequence, a single genomic window includes:
- the LOC125536157 gene encoding 15-cis-phytoene desaturase, chloroplastic/chromoplastic — translation MRVHAAHLLVPAPPTPRRHATLRFAVSAAATSVNVNQADAAGKQAVIVGGGLAGLAAATHLASLSVPFTLLEASDRVGGRVATDEVDGYLLDRGFQIFLTAYPECQRLLDFQALRLQPFFPGALVYIGAGEGGSPFHMLSDPFRFPIRSLSSVFSPVGTLPDKLLVGITRLRAAATPDDVILSSPETTTARHLEKLGFSPSIVERFLRPFLAGIFFDPALDTSSRLFELVFKRLALGDNALPEAGIGAIAAQLADRLPAGSVRLNARVAAIDPSSGVTLDTGETVSGKLGVIVAVEQPEAEKLLPQLPARPKNKKAAERSTVCLYFSADRAAVQEPVLLLNGSGKGIVNNMFFATNVAPSYAPAGKVLVSVSLVGSFADREDAELAGEAVRELGGWFGAGEVASWAHLRTYRIGFAQPDQTPPTEPAGRDPRAGDGVYVCGDHWCSATFDGAMVSGRRAAEALAKDGGLSQSLS, via the coding sequence ATGCGCGTCCACGCCGCCCACCTCCTCGTACCCGCGCCTCCCACGCCCCGCCGCCATGCCACCCTCCGGTTCGCCGTCTCCGCCGCGGCGACATCGGTGAACGTGAACCAGGCCGACGCTGCTGGCAAGCAGGCCGTCATCGTCGGCGGCGGGCTCGCGGGCCTCGCGGCGGCCACGCACCTGGCCTCCCTCTCCGTGCCGTTCACGCTCCTGGAGGCCTCGGACCGCGTCGGCGGCCGCGTCGCCACCGACGAGGTCGACGGGTACCTGCTCGACCGGGGCTTCCAGATCTTCCTCACCGCGTACCCCGAGTGCCAGCGCCTCCTCGACTTCCAGGCGCTGCGCCTCCAGCCGTTCTTCCCCGGCGCGCTCGTCTACATCGGCGCCGGCGAGGGCGGGTCGCCGTTCCACATGCTCTCCGACCCGTTCCGCTTCCCCATCCGCTCCCTCTCTTCGGTCTTCTCCCCCGTCGGCACCCTCCCCGACAAGCTCCTCGTCGGCATCACCCGGCTCCGCGCGGCCGCCACCCCGGACGACGTCATCCTCTCCTCGCCGGAGACGACCACCGCGAGGCACCTGGAGAAGCTCGGGTTCTCGCCGTCCATCGTGGAGCGGTTCCTGCGGCCGTTCCTCGCGGGGATATTCTTCGACCCGGCGCTCGACACGTCGTCCCGCCTCTTCGAGCTCGTGTTCAAGCGCCTCGCCCTTGGTGACAACGCCCTGCCGGAGGCCGGGATCGGCGCCATCGCAGCGCAGCTCGCGGACCGCCTCCCCGCGGGCTCCGTTCGCCTCAACGCCCGCGTCGCCGCCATCGACCCGTCGTCCGGCGTGACGCTCGACACCGGCGAGACCGTGTCCGGCAAGCTCGGCGTCATCGTCGCAGTCGAGCAGCCGGAAGCAGAGAAGCTCCTGCCGCAGCTACCTGCGAGACCCAAGAACAAGAAGGCGGCCGAGAGGAGCACCGTGTGCCTCTACTTCTCCGCGGACCGCGCCGCGGTGCAAGAACCCGTGCTGCTCCTCAACGGGTCGGGCAAGGGGATCGTGAACAACATGTTCTTCGCGACCAACGTGGCGCCGTCGTACGCACCGGCGGGGAAGGTGCTGGTGTCCGTGTCGCTCGTGGGCTCCTTCGCCGACCGGGAGGACGCGGAGCTGGCCGGCGAGGCTGTCCGGGAGCTCGGCGGGTGGTTCGGGGCGGGGGAGGTGGCGTCGTGGGCGCACCTGAGGACGTACCGCATCGGCTTCGCGCAGCCGGACCAGACGCCGCCCACGGAGCCAGCGGGGCGGGACCCCAGGGCCGGCGACGGCGTGTACGTGTGCGGCGACCACTGGTGCTCCGCCACGTTCGACGGCGCGATGGTGTCTGGGAGGAGGGCGGCCGAGGCCCTGGCCAAGGATGGGGGGCTGTCCCAATCCTTGAGCTGA